The DNA sequence ATTGCTATTTTCGGCGGGGACAATAAAAATTTTCTATCTGTAACGATAGGATTACTGATACTGATGGTGATTTTATTATTAATCAACATCACCGGCAACAAAGTATTTGAGTTCTTTAATAATTTATCAACTATCGGCAAATTAGCCGCATTAGTCACAACAATCATTGTCGGATTTATTATCGTTATTACAACAGGTACATCACACTTCAATGATATTAATCAACTTGTCGATACGTCTCAATTAAACACTTCTGCCTTTGTTATGGCGGTCATTGCGGCCTTTTATGCCTTTGTCGGCTTCGAAAGTGTTGCGAGCGGTGCCGAAGATATGAAGCAGCCTGAGAAAAACTTGCCGAGAGCTATTCCGCTTGCGATTTTGATCATCGCAGCGATTTACATCAGTATCATTTCAGTGGTAATGATGATTAACCCGACTGCTGTGCTTCACAGCAAGCATGTGGTATCTCTAGTGACGGTCTTCCAGTCACCAGTAATCTCTAACATTATTTTATATGGTGCTTTGGTTTCTATGTTCGGAATCAGTATTGCAGGTTCTTTTTCTACACCAAGAATCTTAGAAGCGATTGCGAATGAAAACCAAGTGCCTTCTTGGTTCAAACAAAGAACACGCTATGATTGCCCATTCAATGCTTTCATCACAACATTCTTAGTTGCACTGATTATCCCTATGGCATTCCAATACAATATGGTCAGTATCATTGTCATCAGTTCGATTTCACGCTTTATCCAATTTTTAGTTGTGCCGATCGGTGTCATACTATTTTATTACGGAAAAGCAAAAGGACAAGTATTGCCGAATGTATATAAAAGCAAATTTACAGATGTCATCTTACCAAGTATCGCAGTGGTACTTACTGTAATATTACTGACAAAGTTTGATTGGAAAGGTCAATTTTCAATAGTGGAACATGGACAAGCAACACCAAACTACTTTGCGATTATCGCAATGCTTATCGGCTATGTATTATTGCCATTACTACTCTTCATAGCGAACAAAAAATATCAAAAACAACATTAAAAAAATTCATCCTGACTCGTTCAATGAGACAGGATGAATTTTTGTTATTTTATTTTTTTATAAACGTAATCAATATCCTTCTGAATTCCTGCAGGATCTAAGCCGATTTCATAATTGTATTCTAAAGTTAATTTAGCATTAGGCGTATATTTAAAGTACAGTTCAAAGAAGTTTTCAATATCTAGAGTGCCTTCATGTAAAAACTGATGGCTATCATGATAACCGTCATTATTGTGAAGATGGTAGAATTTAATTTTGTCTTTAAGCTCTGAAATAACATGTTCTAAGTTCCATTGATTTGCATTTACATGGCCAATATCTATAAGTACGGGGTTATCATGTTTTTTACAAAAATCGATAAATTCATTCTCATCTAAAAGCATGTTATTTCTAGAGGACACACCAACATTTTCTATGAGAATATCAATGACTTTTTCTTTTGCAAGTTGCGAAATTTTTTCTAGTTCTATAGAGGCATTTTTCATCATGGCTTCTTTATTGTGTACAGCTGCGTTATTAATATGATAAACAATATCTTTAATACCTAGATCTTGGCAATGAGATAAAGCAATAAGAATTTGTTCTAAGCTGTATGATGAGTTATTGCTTAATTCAGAATGCTCAACATCAAATATTTGTTCATGATATGTTAAGAAACGATTTTCTTGTTTTGCTATTGTAAGAAGTTGCTGAGTATATGCTTCATTTTGGTTGTTTGCAAAAAGTTCAATACCTAAATCCGGATTATTCTCTAATAAAGTGTAGATAGGATCTAAACCACTTTCAATATACGTGTTGGTGCTTAAAATTAAAGTCATATTAAAACTCCTTTATATTTTTTTCTGTAATAGGATCAAAGAAATTAATTTGGTCTAAGTCAAAATTTAAAAATATGTTTTGTTCAGTCGGATTGTTGCTTGTCTTTACAATGATTTATTGGACACCGATATTTCCGATAACACTAAAGGCTTCGCCTAAGTTTTCAACATCATTTACTTGAAAAGGGATACCAGAAGGGGTATCGCTGATATTAATATGCTCAGGACGTATACCTACAAGGATTTCTTTGTTTTCGTATGATTTCAATAACTCCATTATCTTATTATTAATATGAATATAGATTTTATCGCCGAATTCGATTTTGTCGTTAATATATTTCCCTTTAATGATATTCATCGGGGGTGAGCCAATGAATTTAGCAGTGAAAACATTTTGGGGAGAGTTATATATTTTTTCAGGGGTGTCATACATTTGAATTTCACCCTTATTAAATAGCACTATTTTATCGGCAATAGACATTGCTTCTAATTGATCATGTGTAACAAAAATAAAAGTGTGTTTATAGATTTGGTGTAAGTGTATAAGTTCACGGCGTGCTGTTGTTCTTAAAAGAGCATCTAAGTTAGACAAGGGTTCATCTAATAAAAAATACTTTGAATTTTTTACAACTGCTCTTGCTAAGGCTACTCTTTGACGTTGCCCCCCTGATAGTTCATTTGGTTTACGAGACTTCAAGTGTGATAAATCTAATATTTTTAAAACTTTTTCTAAGCGAGAGGCGATTTCATTTGCTGCGACTTTATTATGTTTTAAAGCATAAGTAATATTTTGTTCTACTGTCATATGAGGGTATAGTGCATAGTTTTGGAATACCATAGCAACATCTCTATTACCTGGAGGTGTTTGCGTCATATTCTTACCATCAAATAAAATTTCTCCTGAAGTAACACTTTCTATACCGGAAATCATTCTGAGAATTGTTGATTTACCACAGCCTGATGGTCCTAAGAATACAATTCTTTCACCATCCTCAATTTTTAAATTTAAGTTTTTAATAACCTCTTGATTATTGAATGATTTATTGACATTTTTAAGTTCTAAAGTTCCCATTGTTCAACCTCCTATTTAATTCCACTCGATGTAAAGGTATTGATAATAAAGCGTTGGAAGATTAAGAATAAAATCAATGGCACAGCCATTGTAATAACGCTTAACGCCATAGCAACTGTAAAGTCAGTACCGCCTTCTGAACTTACGAAAAGTTGTAAGGCAAGCGGTAAAGTATAGCTTTCTTGGCTTTTTAACATTAAGTTTGGCCAAATGTACTCATTCCATGACAATATAAAGAACCAAATGCTTGTCGATGTTATAGCTGGTTTAGAAATAGGTAAAACAAAATCTTTCATTGTATGCCATACTGAAACGTTATCGAGTTCTAATGATTCTAATAATGGTTTAGGAATATTTCTCATTGATTGTGTCAGCATAAATATTCCTGTTGCATCTGCAAGTTGCGGAAGTATTACGCCCCATGGTGTATCTATAAATTGCAGACGCGCCATTATTATATAGTTAGGAATCATAGTTACTGTAAAAGGGATGAAGATTGTAGCAACTAATGAAATATAGGTGAACCTTTTATATCGGAAAGCATAAAATACAAGTGCGTATGCTGCTAGAAATGATATAGATACTTTCACAATAGTGATAACACTTGCAATTAGAAACGTATTAAAAGTTATATGGAATAATGGAATGTCGTGAAATAACTTTTCGTAGTTTTCTAATGTAAACGGAATAGGTATTAAGTTGCTGGCTGATTTATAAGCTACACTTAATTTCTTGAATGAGTTACTGATCGCAAACACAATAGGATATAGAGAAATAATGATAAACGCTATAAGCAATATATTTACTAAATACTTTTTAATTTTCATAATCGACCCTCCGTTCAACAACTGCAAATTGAATAACTAGTAATGCAAAGAAGATAATCATAGTTATTGTAGATATTGCTGCTGATGTACCAGTGTTATATAAAGTAAAGCCTTCGTGGAAAGCATGATAAATTAAGTTGCTGCTTTTATAATCTGGTCCGCCCTTTGTGATTACACTGATAGGGGTAAATACATATTGAAGTCCTTGCACAATAGTAAGTATTAAGATATAGAAACCTGTACCTGAACTCATTGGGAGAACAATATTTAAAAATATTCTTGATGGACGAATGTTATCAATTTTTGCTGCTTCGATAACTTCTCTTGGAATACCGATAATACTTGAATAAAGTACTAAGAAGTTATATCCGAATACTTTCCAAGCCACAATCAAACTAATGACGAAAATAACCCAGCCATTTGAAATTGCCCAGTTCGGCATTGTTAGGCCAAACAATCCTAAGAATTTAGCAAATGGTCCAGAGACAGGATTGAGTATCCATAAAAATACCATT is a window from the Staphylococcus sp. IVB6181 genome containing:
- a CDS encoding APC family permease translates to MKKLGFWSIVLLAINSIIGSGIFLSPGAVIQKAGKYTILVYCAAAVFAAVLAITFAAAAKYVNKSGAAYAYATSAFGENIGFYVGITRFIAASIAWGVIATAVVKTAIAIFGGDNKNFLSVTIGLLILMVILLLINITGNKVFEFFNNLSTIGKLAALVTTIIVGFIIVITTGTSHFNDINQLVDTSQLNTSAFVMAVIAAFYAFVGFESVASGAEDMKQPEKNLPRAIPLAILIIAAIYISIISVVMMINPTAVLHSKHVVSLVTVFQSPVISNIILYGALVSMFGISIAGSFSTPRILEAIANENQVPSWFKQRTRYDCPFNAFITTFLVALIIPMAFQYNMVSIIVISSISRFIQFLVVPIGVILFYYGKAKGQVLPNVYKSKFTDVILPSIAVVLTVILLTKFDWKGQFSIVEHGQATPNYFAIIAMLIGYVLLPLLLFIANKKYQKQH
- a CDS encoding sugar phosphate isomerase/epimerase; translated protein: MTLILSTNTYIESGLDPIYTLLENNPDLGIELFANNQNEAYTQQLLTIAKQENRFLTYHEQIFDVEHSELSNNSSYSLEQILIALSHCQDLGIKDIVYHINNAAVHNKEAMMKNASIELEKISQLAKEKVIDILIENVGVSSRNNMLLDENEFIDFCKKHDNPVLIDIGHVNANQWNLEHVISELKDKIKFYHLHNNDGYHDSHQFLHEGTLDIENFFELYFKYTPNAKLTLEYNYEIGLDPAGIQKDIDYVYKKIK
- a CDS encoding ABC transporter ATP-binding protein, with the protein product MGTLELKNVNKSFNNQEVIKNLNLKIEDGERIVFLGPSGCGKSTILRMISGIESVTSGEILFDGKNMTQTPPGNRDVAMVFQNYALYPHMTVEQNITYALKHNKVAANEIASRLEKVLKILDLSHLKSRKPNELSGGQRQRVALARAVVKNSKYFLLDEPLSNLDALLRTTARRELIHLHQIYKHTFIFVTHDQLEAMSIADKIVLFNKGEIQMYDTPEKIYNSPQNVFTAKFIGSPPMNIIKGKYINDKIEFGDKIYIHINNKIMELLKSYENKEILVGIRPEHINISDTPSGIPFQVNDVENLGEAFSVIGNIGVQ
- a CDS encoding carbohydrate ABC transporter permease — translated: MKIKKYLVNILLIAFIIISLYPIVFAISNSFKKLSVAYKSASNLIPIPFTLENYEKLFHDIPLFHITFNTFLIASVITIVKVSISFLAAYALVFYAFRYKRFTYISLVATIFIPFTVTMIPNYIIMARLQFIDTPWGVILPQLADATGIFMLTQSMRNIPKPLLESLELDNVSVWHTMKDFVLPISKPAITSTSIWFFILSWNEYIWPNLMLKSQESYTLPLALQLFVSSEGGTDFTVAMALSVITMAVPLILFLIFQRFIINTFTSSGIK
- a CDS encoding carbohydrate ABC transporter permease — protein: MKKTWIPYFLLAPSVIIILIFSIIPLCYTVYLSFFDWNMIKPEKKFVGFDNYIDLFTNKIFYMVTAQTLMYILLLIFFNTVVTYIFAFIVDYFATKRKRIYETALFIPSVISLVVGSMVFLWILNPVSGPFAKFLGLFGLTMPNWAISNGWVIFVISLIVAWKVFGYNFLVLYSSIIGIPREVIEAAKIDNIRPSRIFLNIVLPMSSGTGFYILILTIVQGLQYVFTPISVITKGGPDYKSSNLIYHAFHEGFTLYNTGTSAAISTITMIIFFALLVIQFAVVERRVDYEN